The following proteins come from a genomic window of Lolium rigidum isolate FL_2022 chromosome 5, APGP_CSIRO_Lrig_0.1, whole genome shotgun sequence:
- the LOC124658115 gene encoding tuliposide A-converting enzyme 2, chloroplastic-like codes for MDPDEEIEIDFRPFLVVYKSGRVQRFGSTSRKSAGTDAATGVTSKDVLIDAATGLAARLFLPKGVSGSQKLPVLVYAHGGGFVTESAFSARYTGYVNALVAAAGVVAVSVEYRLAPEHPIPAAYEDVLAALRWAAASCVPGGVEPWLAEHGDSSRLFVAGSSSGGNVAHNVVMRAGTGGIEVEGMVLLHPLFMGTAPLPSEGADATIPARSESIWRFLCAGKYGIDHPFSNPLAMPPEAWAALGCRRVLVTTAELDRARDRGRTYVEALRGASAWGGEEAALYETDGEEHLYYLLKRGARTSSVAAEKAAKEMAAVASFINRGKCASDCNIRSAL; via the coding sequence ATGGATCCCGACGAGGAGATCGAAATCGATTTCCGCCCATTTCTTGTCGTGTACAAGAGCGGGCGCGTCCAGCGATTCGGCAGCACGTCGCGGAAGagcgccggcaccgacgccgccaCCGGCGTCACCTCCAAGGACGTGCTCATCGACGCGGCCacaggcctggccgcgcggctCTTCCTCCCCAAGGGCGTCTCGGGGTCCCAGAAGCTCCCGGTCCTCGTCTACGCCCACGGCGGCGGGTTCGTCACCGAGTCGGCCTTCTCCGCGAGGTACACCGGCTACGTCAACGCCCTCGTCGCCGCGGCCGGAGTCGTGGCCGTGTCGGTGGAGTACCGGCTCGCCCCGGAGCACCCGATCCCTGCCGCCTACGAGGATGTGTTGGCCGCGCTCCGCTGGGCAGCGGCGAGCTGCGTTCCCGGGGGAGTGGAGCCGTGGCTGGCCGAGCACGGCGACTCCAGCAGGCTGTTCGTcgccggcagcagcagcggcggcaacGTGGCGCATAACGTGGTGATGAGGGCCGGAACGGGAGGGATCGAAGTCGAAGGGATGGTGCTGCTCCACCCGCTGTTCATGGGCACGGCCCCGCTGCCGTCAGAAGGCGCGGACGCCACGATCCCGGCGAGATCGGAGAGCATCTGGCGGTTCCTCTGCGCGGGCAAGTACGGGATCGACCACCCGTTCTCGAACCCGCTGGCGATGccgccggaggcgtgggcggcgctcgGGTGCCGCCGGGTGCTGGTGACGACGGCGGAGCTGGACCGCGCCAGGGACAGGGGACGGACGTACGTGGAGGCGCTCAGGGGAGCCAGCGCGTGGGGCGGGGAGGAGGCTGCGCTGTACGAGACCGACGGCGAGGAGCACCTGTACTACCTCCTGAAACGCGGAGCGAGAACCAGCTCCGTCGCGGCGGAGAAAGCGGCGAAGGAAATGGCGGCTGTTGCGTCGTTCATCAACCGGGGTAAATGTGCGTCGGATTGTAACATTAGGTCTGCTCTGTAA
- the LOC124656980 gene encoding probable carboxylesterase 12 — MEFPAVADEVAVDCDAFRIYRSGKVDRLCRPARAPAGLDPATGVTTKDVVIDAGTGLSARLFLPARPADPSKNKKLPVLVFFHGGAFLIESAVSPQYHGYVASLAAAAGVLAVSVEYRLAPEHPVPAAYDDAWAALRWAAEAQDEWVAEHGDGARLFLAGDSAGGNIVHNVLIRASFEPAPRVEGAILLHPWFGGNTVVVGEDEAMARDMAAVWECACPGAVGGADDPRMNPMAPGAPGLENLRCERMLVCAGQKDWAAARDRAYYAAVTTSAWPGGASWVESEGEGHVFFLEKPDCANAKELMDRVVAFIAGN; from the coding sequence ATGGAGTTCCCCGCAGTCGCCGACGAAGTAGCGGTGGACTGCGACGCCTTCCGCATATACCGGAGCGGCAAGGTGGACCGCCTCTGCCGCCCGGCGCGCGCGCCCGCGGGGCTCGACCCGGCCACCGGCGTCACCACCAAAGACGTGGTCATCGACGCCGGCACGGGCCTGTCCGCGCGGCTCTTCCTCCCCGCCCGCCCAGCAGATCCCTCCAAGAACAAGAAGCTCcccgtcctcgtcttcttccacGGCGGCGCCTTCCTCATCGAGTCCGCCGTCTCCCCTCAGTACCACGGCTACGTCGCGTCcctcgccgccgcggccggcgTCCTCGCCGTCTCGGTGGAGTACCGCCTCGCGCCCGAGCACCCGGTGCCCGCCGCCTACGACGACGCATGGGCAGCGCTGCGGTGGGCGGCCGAGGCGCAGGACGAGTGGGTCGCGGAGCACGGCGACGGCGCGCGCCTCTTCCTCGCGGGCGACAGTGCCGGCGGCAACATCGTGCACAACGTCCTGATAAGGGCGTCGTTCGAGCCGGCGCCGAGGGTGGAGGGCGCCATCCTGCTGCATCCCTGGTTCGGCGGGAACACGGTGGTCGTAGGCGAGGACGAGGCGATGGCCAGGGACATGGCCGCGGTCTGGGAGTGCGCGTGCCCGGGGGCGGTGGGCGGCGCGGACGACCCGAGGATGAACCCGATGGCGCCTGGCGCGCCGGGGCTGGAGAACCTCCGCTGCGAACGGATGCTGGTGTGCGCCGGCCAGAAGGACTGGGCGGCTGCCAGGGACAGAGCGTACTACGCGGCGGTGACCACGAGCGCGTGGCCCGGCGGCGCGTCGTGGGTCGAGTCCGAAGGAGAAGGGCACGTCTTCTTCCTGGAGAAGCCGGACTGCGCCAACGCCAAGGAGCTCATGGACCGTGTCGTCGCCTTCATCGCCGGCAACTGA